The genomic interval GTGGATGCGCCCGTTGACCAGATCACGCGAAAGCACAAGCAGTTCGGCGCGCGACGAATCGAAGTGCAGCGCGCCCGCGTTCATCGCGGTGGATGTGAGAAGCGAATCCATCTGGCGCAGCGAGGTGCCGTCGAGCACACGTATCAGCGGTGTTCCATCCGACACGAAGACGCGGTTGCGCGCAACATCCACCGCGACACCCGCCACGGGCGCGCCGCTCCGCGCTTCGTACATCGCCATCGGTGAGCCGGACGTGCTGCCCACACCCACAAGGCGTTTCTCGCCGAGATGGCCGCGCAACAGCAACATCCATCCTGTCGGATTCACGGCGATGGATGCCTGCGCCGCGTCGCCCGTCTCGTTCCAGGGCAGCGATCGGGCGATACGGCCGTCGGTCATGTCGACAACAGTCAGGCGTCCGCCGACACCCATGGGAACATACGCGAGATGCCGCGACTCGTCGACGGCGATATCGCCGGGGACCAGCGCGTTGGGCCAGACGTTGCCACGCAGCGCGTTGAGATCGAACACCCGCGACGGCGCGAGCTGCTGTGCGAAACCGGCTGTACACATTATCACGCACACACACAGCACACGCAGGAGCAGGCGTAACGGTGCCGCGCTGCGCCGCGGGTACAATGCCGCCGGGCGCGGCGGACGGGGTGAAATCCCCCGCCCGTCTGCGCCCGGGAATTGTGTGTCGTAATGTGTCATGAGGTACTGAACCACCATGTGCCGCAACTCAGGGTCCGGCACAGCGGCATGGAGAAAAGGAGCGTTACCGCGTCACGTGCAGCATGGTGCTCTGCGCGCGGCCGCCGGCGGTCACATGCAGCATGTAGGAACCTTCGGCGAGTTTTGATGCATCGAAGCCGAGTGTTGTTGTGCCCGCGGGAAGTTCACGCTCGCCGAGCATGGACACGAGACGGCCGGTCATGTCGTACAGAGCCAGACGCACCGTGGCGGCTGCGTCGAGCGCAACCGGCACAGACCACGCCGTGGAGACGGGATTCGGGTGCACGGAAATTGCAAGTCCGCTCGGTGCGGCGGGCAGATCGCCGGTGCCGGTGGGTCCGAGCAGCCACTCGATACCGCGGCGCAGAATCTCGCCGCGTGTCACGACGGCGCTGATGCCCTCGATGCCGAGTCCGAAATACAGCAACTTGCTGCGCGAATTCTCCCAGCGGAACGCCGCGACGTCGGTGGTGGTGCCGTAGAAAAACACGGGCACACCGCCGTCACGCGGACGCAGCACGTCGGGCGTGTCCTGATTGGTCACCGCAACATTGTAGGCCACGTTGATGCCGTTGCCGACGGGATCGCCGGGCGCGCCGATGATGTTGGTCGCCGCGTGATCGTCGGCTATATAATCCGCATGGAGGTAATTATTCAGGAACGGCACGTCCATGTACCAGCCCGAGGTCGAGGAGGCCGGATCTGCAAGGCCCCACGCGATTTCCGCTCCGAGCAGGAAGAGGCGCGGCGCGGGACCATCGAGATAGCTCTTCAGCACGGTGACGTCGCTCTGGCTCAGCACATTCTTCCCTACTTCCCACAGCACTGTCGGGAAGGTCTTCAGGTCGAGCACGTTTTCATCGCCGGGCTCCACCATGGCGTAGGTGTACGTGTTGCGCTCCATGCCCGACTGGTAGGCCGTGGCGATGGCGGCGTTGCCCTCGTCCTTGACAAGTACGAGTGTTGTGATGTCGCGCGCATAGAGGCGGAACGGCACATGGCCCGAACCGCCGAACGGTCCGCGCACAGTCACCACGGCCTTGCCGAGGCGGTTCTTGGAGGCGACGGGGATGATCTTCAGATCGAGGTTGG from Ignavibacteriota bacterium carries:
- a CDS encoding Omp28-related outer membrane protein; the protein is MKALSTLLLLLILASSMAFAQSKRMTLIEEGTNASCPPCARENPTFEKYLVKPHIMSRVIPLVYHASWPGRDVMYSANTAMHTGRIVTYYAINGVPTITVNGRFPTKVTGGWNGAPSDTTAINNELAKAQGLSPITIGVTETVNGSNVDVAVTVSSTAELTNKKLHIAVTEGYHYYANAGTNGEKEFMYIARKMLPDHLGTTFSLAANDTRTFNQSFTYDTAWTASEMYIVAFVQDDATKEVLQAGTDRVHLEMNTSAQAQVTAREDQPGLFNATLSSAIAGEYTVDVEKTLPTGWSVELTVNGNAVTPPAKIALEKDVVTNLDLKIIPVASKNRLGKAVVTVRGPFGGSGHVPFRLYARDITTLVLVKDEGNAAIATAYQSGMERNTYTYAMVEPGDENVLDLKTFPTVLWEVGKNVLSQSDVTVLKSYLDGPAPRLFLLGAEIAWGLADPASSTSGWYMDVPFLNNYLHADYIADDHAATNIIGAPGDPVGNGINVAYNVAVTNQDTPDVLRPRDGGVPVFFYGTTTDVAAFRWENSRSKLLYFGLGIEGISAVVTRGEILRRGIEWLLGPTGTGDLPAAPSGLAISVHPNPVSTAWSVPVALDAAATVRLALYDMTGRLVSMLGERELPAGTTTLGFDASKLAEGSYMLHVTAGGRAQSTMLHVTR